A stretch of the Planctomycetota bacterium genome encodes the following:
- a CDS encoding epoxyqueuosine reductase QueH: MKASEPTLVHACCAPCLCAILDPLRGDGAVPTAFFYNPNIHPLLEFRKRLKATQVFCERERVPLIACEAYGLEEFLQALAGRHSGPERCAVCYGLRLEAAARCAAEKGFPRFTTTLLVSPHQDREAVCRLGHAAARRFGATFDDTDRRALHDAGVERARHLQLYRQQYCGCIFSECERYRDTTAELYRGGSPSPTAESRRIGHG, from the coding sequence ATGAAGGCGAGTGAGCCCACTCTGGTCCACGCCTGCTGCGCCCCTTGCCTCTGCGCGATCCTGGATCCGTTGCGCGGGGATGGAGCCGTGCCCACCGCCTTTTTCTACAACCCCAACATCCACCCGCTGCTCGAGTTCCGCAAGCGGCTCAAGGCCACCCAGGTGTTCTGCGAGCGCGAGCGGGTGCCGCTGATCGCCTGCGAGGCCTACGGGCTCGAGGAGTTCCTCCAGGCCCTGGCGGGAAGGCACTCGGGGCCGGAGCGTTGCGCGGTGTGCTATGGCCTGCGGCTGGAGGCCGCCGCACGTTGCGCGGCGGAGAAGGGGTTCCCCCGCTTCACGACCACGCTCCTCGTCAGCCCCCACCAGGATCGAGAGGCCGTGTGCCGCCTGGGCCATGCTGCCGCTCGGCGCTTCGGCGCGACCTTCGACGACACCGACCGCCGCGCCCTGCACGATGCGGGCGTCGAACGCGCCCGCCACCTTCAGCTCTACCGCCAGCAGTACTGCGGCTGCATCTTCAGCGAATGCGAGCGTTACCGCGATACAACCGCCGAGTTGTACCGCGGCGGGTCCCCCTCCCCGACGGCCGAGTCGAGACGAATTGGCCATGGCTAG
- a CDS encoding SpoIID/LytB domain-containing protein, translating into MATAAAACGMVALCLAPSCTRRPGPVHVPSEVIASTGVARPARVLLAEGIESAAVSIASPYTVEPWGERRRGTPPVLATCPPLANGSVRITASAIIAGDRHFPDDAVLLRVQSRAALTLNGRRYRGDLAVLRTGPAQFDLLNVLPVEDYLYGVLAGETFPAWPAATLEAQAIIARSYALWRMAERREGRFDLYATVMDQNYLGMEKEDPRLVAAVDRTAGLALLYQMRLFRCYYHSTCGGHTSAVQDVFPEPPLLPLSAVPCQYCKDSKHFAWKRTFTKAEIASALAEKGYSVPRLASLAVASRTPSGRAKELSLGLPGDRRVTMLASDFRLAVGPGKLPSVWFEVRDLGASLEFTGHGFGHGVGLCQWGAKGMADAGFGAAEILRHYYPGAQLQRLYEPRGSI; encoded by the coding sequence GTGGCCACTGCCGCCGCCGCGTGCGGCATGGTCGCGCTGTGCCTCGCGCCGTCGTGCACCCGACGGCCCGGCCCCGTACACGTCCCGTCCGAAGTCATCGCCTCCACAGGCGTCGCCCGGCCCGCCCGTGTGCTCCTGGCCGAGGGCATCGAGAGCGCCGCTGTCTCCATCGCATCGCCCTACACCGTGGAGCCGTGGGGCGAGCGGCGGCGCGGCACGCCGCCCGTGCTCGCCACCTGCCCCCCGCTCGCCAACGGCAGCGTGCGGATCACCGCGTCCGCCATCATCGCGGGCGACCGGCATTTCCCCGACGACGCCGTGTTGCTCCGCGTGCAGAGCCGCGCGGCGCTCACGCTCAACGGCCGCCGCTATCGCGGCGACCTGGCCGTCCTGCGCACCGGGCCCGCCCAGTTCGACCTGCTGAACGTGTTGCCCGTCGAAGATTACCTGTATGGCGTACTCGCCGGCGAGACCTTCCCCGCCTGGCCCGCCGCGACGCTCGAGGCCCAGGCCATCATCGCCCGGTCGTACGCCCTCTGGCGCATGGCCGAGCGGCGCGAGGGGCGCTTCGACCTCTACGCCACCGTGATGGACCAGAACTACCTCGGCATGGAAAAGGAGGACCCGCGTCTCGTGGCGGCCGTGGACCGCACAGCGGGCCTGGCGCTCCTCTACCAGATGAGGCTCTTCCGCTGCTACTACCACTCGACCTGCGGCGGCCACACCAGCGCCGTGCAGGACGTGTTCCCCGAGCCGCCCCTGCTGCCGCTGTCGGCGGTGCCCTGCCAGTACTGCAAGGACTCGAAGCACTTCGCCTGGAAGCGCACGTTCACGAAGGCGGAGATCGCTTCGGCGCTCGCCGAGAAGGGCTACAGCGTGCCCCGCCTGGCCTCGCTCGCCGTGGCCAGCCGCACCCCATCGGGCCGGGCCAAGGAGCTCTCGCTGGGCCTCCCGGGCGACCGGCGCGTCACGATGCTGGCCAGCGACTTCCGCCTCGCCGTGGGGCCGGGCAAGCTGCCCAGCGTGTGGTTCGAGGTGCGCGACCTGGGCGCCAGCCTGGAGTTCACCGGCCACGGCTTCGGCCACGGCGTGGGCCTGTGCCAGTGGGGCGCCAAGGGAATGGCCGACGCGGGGTTCGGGGCGGCCGAGATTCTGCGTCACTACTATCCGGGCGCGCAGCTTCAACGGCTCTACGAGCCACGAGGCTCCATTTGA
- the tgt gene encoding tRNA guanosine(34) transglycosylase Tgt yields MDATSGAARAGWLQTPHGRVETPAFMPVGTQGAVKALLPSQLEAAGVQMLLGNAYHLHLRPGEQVVAGLGGLHGFMAWPHPILTDSGGFQVFSLAELRRVTEEGVEFRSHIDGARLVLTPERATEIQNALGADVIMAFDDCVPYPCERDAAELAMRRTLAWARRCQRAHARPADQALFAIVQGSVFEDLRLECAERLADLDFPGYAVGGVSVGEGDELMYRVLDATVPRLPAAKPRYLMGVGTPMNLIECIERGVDLFDCVLPTRNGRSGHAFTARGVVRLRNLRHRNDPRPLDATCDCATCRGFSRGYLRHLFQAREIAAAVLTSLHNVAFYQRLVRGCRQAILEGRLAAFKRAFLEATSQPEDTESS; encoded by the coding sequence ATTGATGCGACTTCTGGCGCCGCGCGCGCCGGCTGGCTCCAGACCCCACACGGGCGAGTGGAGACCCCCGCCTTCATGCCCGTGGGCACCCAGGGCGCCGTGAAGGCCCTGCTGCCGAGCCAGCTCGAGGCGGCCGGCGTCCAGATGCTCCTTGGCAATGCGTATCACCTCCATCTGAGGCCCGGCGAGCAAGTCGTCGCGGGGCTCGGAGGGCTGCACGGCTTCATGGCCTGGCCACACCCGATCCTGACCGACAGCGGCGGGTTCCAGGTCTTCTCGCTGGCCGAACTGCGGCGGGTGACCGAGGAAGGCGTCGAGTTCCGCTCGCACATTGATGGCGCGCGGCTCGTGCTCACGCCGGAGCGGGCCACCGAGATCCAGAACGCGTTGGGGGCCGATGTGATCATGGCCTTCGACGATTGCGTGCCCTACCCGTGCGAGCGCGACGCGGCCGAGCTGGCCATGCGGCGCACCCTGGCCTGGGCGAGGCGCTGTCAGCGGGCCCACGCGCGCCCCGCCGACCAGGCCCTGTTCGCCATCGTGCAGGGCAGCGTGTTCGAGGACTTGCGCCTCGAGTGCGCCGAGCGGCTGGCGGACCTGGATTTCCCCGGCTACGCCGTGGGCGGCGTGAGCGTGGGCGAGGGCGACGAGCTGATGTACCGCGTGCTCGACGCCACCGTGCCGCGCCTCCCGGCCGCGAAGCCGCGCTATCTGATGGGGGTGGGCACGCCGATGAACCTGATCGAGTGCATCGAGCGGGGCGTGGACCTCTTCGACTGCGTGCTGCCGACCCGCAACGGCCGCAGCGGCCACGCCTTCACGGCCCGCGGCGTCGTGCGGCTGCGCAACCTGCGCCACCGCAACGACCCGCGCCCGCTCGACGCGACGTGCGACTGCGCGACCTGTCGCGGCTTCTCGCGCGGCTACCTGCGCCACCTGTTCCAGGCGCGCGAGATTGCCGCCGCCGTGCTCACGTCGCTGCACAACGTGGCCTTCTACCAGCGCCTGGTGCGTGGCTGCCGCCAGGCGATTCTCGAGGGACGCCTGGCCGCCTTCAAGCGCGCCTTCCTCGAGGCCACCTCGCAGCCGGAGGACACCGAGAGTTCATGA